The stretch of DNA CTGGTTCGCAGGGGCCATATCGTGATCTACCCGCGCTACCAGGAGACCTTGGCCACGCCGCCGCCGGCCATGACAGACCATGCTGAGGCCGCCGTGAAAGCTGCGCTCGAAACGCTGGTGCGCGACGGTGGCATTCAGCCCGACCTGGAGTACGTGGCGTTTGTCGGCCACTCGCTGGGGGGCGTCATCGCCGCCAACCTGGCGGCCCGGGCCGCGCCCGCCGGACTGCCGCAGCCCAAGGCCCTGATGGCGGTCGAGCCGGGGGATCCGCCCCGAACGGCCCTGGCCTTTGCTCGCGGCCAGCCCAGCATTCTGGAGGACTACGGGCGCATAGCCCGCCAGACGCTGATGCTCGTCGTGGTCGGCGACCGCGACCGGACCGTCGGCGAGGAGACGGCCCGGATCATCTTTCGCGATGCCGGGGCGGCGCCCGCCA from Bacillota bacterium encodes:
- a CDS encoding alpha/beta fold hydrolase; this translates as MRAVVLAILLATLVALAAPGRVPPGRESRAAAQGGGADVVTAPSPPVQPGYGPGGHEYPYGAVRRRVGGTGAEQYWIFEPAEPAPTRAPVVVFLHGWGAMVPDPYLGWIQHLVRRGHIVIYPRYQETLATPPPAMTDHAEAAVKAALETLVRDGGIQPDLEYVAFVGHSLGGVIAANLAARAAPAGLPQPKALMAVEPGDPPRTALAFARGQPSILEDYGRIARQTLMLVVVGDRDRTVGEETARIIFRDAGAAPA